One Paraburkholderia caballeronis genomic window, GACGCCGTTCGTCTGCTCCTGCCACAGGAAGTCCTGCACGCTGTTGTACTGGCGGCCGAGCGTCACCGTCCCCCAGCGGTTGTTGCCGAGCGCGACCCACGCGCTGCGGCCGAACATCCGGCCCGCCTGGCCCGCCGCGCCCGATTCGAGCGAGAAGCCGTTTTCGAGCCGGAAGGTGGCCTTCGTGCCGCCGCCGAGGTCCTCGGTGCCGAGCAGGCCCCAGCGCGAGCCCTGCACGTTGCCCTGGGTCGCCTGGTACGCGGAGTTGCCTTTCTGGTTGTTCGTGTAGGTGAAGCCGGCGTCGACGACGCCGTACAGCGTGACGTTGCTCTGCGCGTGAGCGGCGCCAGCGCAAACCCCTGCGACCGCGGCGGACATGATGCTGCGGACGATGTGCTTGTTCATTGTGGTTTCCTTGAGTCCGGATCGATGTGGAACGAGTGGAACGCCGGCAAACGCGAACGGCTGCCGGCAGGCCGGAAGGCGCGACGTCAGTGAACCAGCTGCGCGCCTTCCATTTGCTTGCGCTCCTGTGCGAGAAGTGCGAGCGCTTCTTCGGACGTGACCCGCACGGGCGGCGTCACGAGACTGACGACTACGCCGGCCGCGAACGCGGCGACGACCGAAGGAATGCAGGGATTGCCCCAGAAGCTGCTCCACGACGGCACCGCCATCACCGCGAGCGACGTGCCGGACGCGCTGACGAGCGTCGCGAGCGCGCCCTGCCACGTGAAGCGCGGCCAGAAGCGGCCGAGCACGCCGCATGCGAAGAGGCCCGACAGCACGGTCGCGATCATCTTCGTGATGTAGCTGATGATGTCGCTCGACGGCAGCGCGAGCAGCAACGCGACGCCGATCACCGCGACGAGCGCGATCCGCGAATGCGCGACGGCCTTGCGCGGGTCCGGCTGGCGGCGGGTCAGCATCGAGCGGATGTCGACGAGCAGGATCGACACGGCGGCCACCGAATCGGCGCTCGACGTGGACAGCGTGGACGACATGCCGGCCGTCAGCACGATCAGGCCGAGCCACACCGGCAGCACCTGCGACGCGAGGAACGGGAACGCGAAGTCGGCGTTCGGCAGCTTCGGATCGAGCGCGTGCGCGGCCATGCCGATCACTGCGGGCAGCAGCGAGAAGAACAGGTACAGCACGCCGGAGATCAGGAACGAGCGGCGCACCGTGCCCGCGTCGCGGCCCGCGTAGATCCGCTGGCGATACGACGGCGTCGCGAGCACGCCGACCGCGACGACGACGGACAGCGACAGCGCGTGCAGCGGCCCGATCTTGTCGAGCGCGAGGAACGTCACGGCGGCCGGGTCCATCTGCGCCTGGATGTGGCCGAGACCGCCCGCGAGCGTGACCGAGAAGAACGCGATCAGCACGAAGCCGATGAACAGCACGATCGCCTGCAGCGTGTCGGTCCACACCATCGCGGTATAGCCGCCGATCACGACGTACGCGGCGAAACCCGCGGCGATCAGCACCTTCGCGAGCGTCAGGTCGATGTGCGCGATCCACGCGAGATAGAGGCCGCCGCCGAGAATGTGCGAGCCGAGCCAGCCGAGCGACGCGATCAGCATCAGCACCGCGGACACGTTCTTCACGATGCGATTCGCGCCGACGTAATACGACAGTTCCTCGCTCATCGTCATGAACTGGAACTTGCGGATCGGCGCGAACATCCACGCGAGCAGCAGGATGCCGACCGCGCCGCCGAGCCCGTAGAGCACGCCGGCCCAGCCGTTTTTGTACGCGAAGCCGACCGCGCCGATGCTCGAACCGGTGCCGACCATGGTCGCGACGGTGCTGCCGAGCGTGAGGAACAGCGGAAATGAGCGGCCGCCCAGCAGGAACTCGACGCCGGACTTCTGCCGGCGGCTGAGAATCGCGCTGATGACGACCATCAGTACGACGTAAGAAATGAATCCTGTCAGGAAGATTTCGTTTTTCATGGTCACTCTGATAGCAGGACTAAAGGGACGCCTTGCTCCCGTCGCAAGCGGTCGGCGATGGCGCGTGGTTTTCGGATCGGGGAAACGGACGGCCCGCGGACAACGTGCATCCGGCAGGCGTGCGCCGACACGGGCCGCATTGCGCCCGCCTGCGCTCTCTTCGCCACCCCGTATTACTTAATTACGTATCAAATAACTTAATTATGAATTAGTCTAGGGACGGTCAGATGGGGCGTCAAGGGCGTCAAAATTAATCGGCGGCCCCCGCAGAAGGCTTGGCGTGCGGGTGTGCGCGCATCGAAAGCGAAGGGAAAAAACGACGTGAAAACGCCGCGCGCCTGTTCAGGCGCGGCGCACGGCGAGATGGACGAAGGGGAGAGAAGGAATCCGGAGCGCGCGGGCTAAACGACGCCGCATACGCCGTATAGGCGGGTAAACGTTAATGAACGACTGTTGCGCGCAGCGCGAATTCGCAACAGAGGGGCTTGCGCCGGGTCACTGCGCCGGCGGCTGCGGACTGTTGGCCGGATTCGTGTCGAATTTCGTGACGGCCGTGATGCCTTCGGGCTCGACCAGTTTGCGCAACTCCGCTTCGAGCGCGTCGGCGACATCGCGCGGATAGACCTGCTCGCCGCCGACATACACCGTGAACGACCGCAGATAACGCGCCTGCTTGTCCGGGTTCCCGATCGTCGCGCGCGTCCACCGGTAAAGCGGATAACCGTCCGGCCCGTTTTGTTCCGCTTCGCGCACGTAACCGGCGAACGCATCGAGCTGGCAGACCAGCGTCGCGCGAAACCGGCGCAGCACGTCGCCGAGCGGCGGATGAACGCTGGCCGCGTGGTCGCCGCGCAGCGCGCCCGCGAGCGCCTCCGATACGGTGAGCCGCAACTGGTACCGCCAAGCTTCGTCCTCCGGTTCGCGAGGCACGGTTGCGACCACGCGCGGCGCCTTCAGGAAATCGAAATCGCAGCCCTCGTCGGCCTGCGTGATCGTCGCGAGAAACAGCTTGCGATAACCGCGCGCATCGGGGTCCTCGACACGCGGCGGCAGCGCGGCCACGCGCGCCGCGATCTCGTCCGCGCCGACCAGCAGGTCGAGCGAGCGCCGCGCGACGCTCAAGCGAATCCGGTCGCCGTCGCGCACGATCGCGAGCGGCCCGCCGATCGCCGCCTCCGGCGTCACGTGCAGCACGATCGTGCCGGCCGCGGTGCCGCTCATGCGGCCGTCCGAGATCCGCACCATGTCCTTCACCCCCTGCCGCGCGAGCTTGCGCGGAACCGGAATGTAGCCCGCCTCCGGCATCCCCGGCGCGCCGACCGGGCCGATCCGCTTCAACACCAGCACGTCGTCCGCGCGCACGTCGAGGTCGGGGTCGTCGATCCGGCGCGCGAGATCCTCCGCGTCCTCGAACACGACCGCGCGCCCCTCGTGCTCCATCAGCGCCGCGCTCGCGGCCGACTGCTTGACGATCGCGCCGCCCGGCGCGAGATTGCCGCGCAGCACTGCGAGCCCGCCCTGCGGATAGATCGGCCGCGCGAGCGGCCGCACGACGTCCTGCCCGAACGGCGCCGGCGCGGCGTCCAGTTCCTCGCCGAGCGTGCGGCCGGTGACGGTCAACGCATCCAGATGCAGCAGCGGCTTCAGCTCGCGCATCACGACCGCGAGACCGCCCGCGCGATGCAGGTCCTCCATGTAGTGCTGGCCCGACGGCTTCAGATCGACGAGCACCGGCGTGTCGCGCGCGATCCGGTCCAGCGCGTCGAGGTCGATGCGGATGCCGAGCCGCCCCGCGATCGCGGTCAGATGGATGAGCCCGTTGGTCGAGCCGCCGATCGCGAGCAGCACGCGCAGCGCGTTTTCGATCGCGTGCGGCGTGAGGATCCTGGCGGGCGTCAGTTGCGCGCCGATCATCGCGACCGCCTGCGCGCCGGTGCGCTCCGCGATACGGATGCGATCCGCGCTGACCGCCGGCGGCGACGCGCCGCCCGGCAGCATGATGCCCAGCGCCTCCGCGATGCACGCCATCGTGCTCGCGGTTCCCATCACCGAGCAGGTGCCGACCGTCGGCACGAGCCGGTCGTTCACGGCGTCGATCTCCTCGGCGTCGATCTGGTCGCCGCGAAAACTCGCCCAGAAGCGCCGGCAATCGGTGCACGCGCCGACCCGCTCGCCGCGATGCGAGCCGGTCAGCATCGCGCCGGTCACGAGCTGGATCGCCGGCACGCCGGCCGCGGCCGCGCCCATCAGTTGCGCGGGCACCGTCTTGTCGCAGCCGCCGATCAGCACGACTGCGTCCATCGGCTGCGCGCGGATCATCTCCTCGGTATCCATCGACATCAGGTTGCGCAGGTACATGCTGGTCGGGTGCGAGAAACTCTCCGCGATCGAGATCGTCGGGAACTCGACCGGCAGGCCGCCCGCGAGCATCACGCCGCGCCGGATCGCGTCGATCAGTTGCGGCGCGTTGCCATGGCACGGGTTGTACGCGCTGCCCGTATTCGCGATCGCGACGATCGGGCGCGACAGCGCGTCGTCGGTGTAACCCGCGCCCTTGATGAACGCCTTGCGCAGAAACAGCGAGAAGCCTTCGTCGCCGTAATTCGTCAGCCCCTGGCGCAGGCCCGTGCGGTTCGAACCGTTCGGCATCGGGTGCCTCCTGATCGGTCGTCGGTGGGTGGTCCGGAAATTCTAACCGTTGCGGCGAACGGCGTTTTCCGGCGCGTTCGCGTTTCAGCGGGACGCAAACGTTTTGTCGTTCGACGCTTTATCGTTTGCGCAGTCCGCATTTAATTCGCGCATTCGAATGACGTTGCAACGAACCTTGATATCCGGTTACGGATGCGCGATTAACACCGTTCGCAAATGCCGTTTTAAATGCCGCGCGCCGCAATGCAACGAAATTGCGTATTGTCAATCTCCGTCGAAAAACGAGATAAGCGGCGAATCGCAAATGCGAATCGTGAAGGTAGAGTAACGCCTGCTTTGGATAGCGCGTCGCCGTCACATATCGTTCGCGCGGATCGAACCGGATGCGCAGGACGTTGCGCCGACGCCGTTCGACGAACCGCCAGCCGCAGCCGTACGCAACGCAGCACCGCCAGAAAAGCACCGACCAGAAATGTGGGCCGGGCTCGCGTGAATGCACGATGGACGCGAGCCGCGTATCGCCCGTTAAACGTATCCACTGAGAGCCGACGGCGCCGCACGCGCGGCGTCGGGCCATCGTGCCATCCGTAGTCGCCGGACCTCACTGCGCGTTCCGCTTTCGCGCTGCGCCCGCCGCCACCACGCGGCGGCCATGTCGCGAATCCAACGCCAGCCCGAACCTTCGAACCATGCGCAACAACGTGCCTGTTACCCAGCGCGAGTATCCGATCGCCGACGACACGACGCTGATGTCCGTCACCGACGTCAATGGCCGGATCGTCTACGCGAACGCCGCGTTCATCAAGACGAGCGGCTTCGACAAGAGCGAACTCATCGGCGCGCCGCACAACGTCGTGCGCCATCCCGACATGCCCGCCGAGGCGTTCGCCGACATGTGGGCGACGTTGCGCGCGGGCATTTCGTGGTCCGCCGTCGTGAAGAACCGGCGCAAGAACGGCGATCACTACTGGGTGCGCGCGAACGCGACGCCCATCGTGCGCGACGGCGTGCCGGTCGGTTATCTGTCGGTGCGCACGCGGCCGGGCCGCGACGAGATCGACGCGGCCGCGCAGCTCTATCGGCGTTTCGTGGACGGACGCGCGACCGGCTTGCGCTTCCATCATGGCCTCGTCGTGCGCGGCGGACTGCTCGGCTGGACCGCCGTGTTCCGGACGATGCCGGTGCGCACCCGCATCCGTTACGCGCTCGCGGCAGTCGCCGCGTGCTGCATCGCGGCCGCGTATGCAGCCGGTCTGCGCGGCGCGCCGCTCGGCGCGTTCGCGGCGGCGGCCGCGCTGCTCGGCGGCGCGACGGCGAGCGTGCTCGAACGGCAGATCGCGCGGCCGCTCGAACAGATGCTGACCGCCGCGCTCGGCGTCGCGGCCGGCGAGCGCGGCGGCGAACTGCGGCTCGGCCGGGTCGACGAGATCGGCATGCTCGCGCGCGCGATCCAGCAGTCGGGGCTGAACCTGCACTCGCTCGTCGACGACGTCAGCGAGCAGATCGGCGGCCTGCAGACGACGAACGACGAGATGGTGCGCGACAACGTCGACCTGAGCCGGCGCAGCGAGGAAGCCGCGTCGAGCCTCGAACAGACCGCCGCGTCGATGCAGCAGATGACGTCGATCGTCGATCGCAACGCGCAGGCCGCGAATCGCGCGGGCGCGCTCGCCGGCTCGTCGAGCGACGCCGCCGCGCAGGGCCGCGCGTGCGTCGAACGGGTGGTCGGCATGATGAGCGGCATCACCGAGGCGAGCCGGCGGATCAACGAGATCATCGGCGTGATCGACTCGATTGCGTTTCAGACCAACATCCTCGCGCTCAACGCGGCCGTCGAGGCGGCCCGCGCGGGCAGCACCGGGCGCGGTTTCGCGGTGGTCGCGGGCGAGGTCCGCACGCTCGCGCAGAAGAGCGCGACGGCGGCGAGCGAGATCCGCCGGTTGATCGGCGACAGCGTGTGCCGCATCGACGACGGCAGCGAAGTGGTCGGCGCGGCCGGCCATGCGATGAATTCGATCGTGTCCGAAGTCGAGCGGGTCGGCGCGCTGATCGCGGAGATCGGCAGCGCGACGAAGGAGCAGGCGGATGGCATCGGCCAGATCAACACGGCCGTCGGCCAGCTCGACCAGATGACGCAGAAGAACGCCGCGCTCGTCGGGCAGTCGGCCGCGACGGCCGAGTCGCTGCGCGAGCGCACCGCGCATCTGCTGCACGCGGTCGCCGTG contains:
- a CDS encoding sodium:solute symporter family protein — translated: MKNEIFLTGFISYVVLMVVISAILSRRQKSGVEFLLGGRSFPLFLTLGSTVATMVGTGSSIGAVGFAYKNGWAGVLYGLGGAVGILLLAWMFAPIRKFQFMTMSEELSYYVGANRIVKNVSAVLMLIASLGWLGSHILGGGLYLAWIAHIDLTLAKVLIAAGFAAYVVIGGYTAMVWTDTLQAIVLFIGFVLIAFFSVTLAGGLGHIQAQMDPAAVTFLALDKIGPLHALSLSVVVAVGVLATPSYRQRIYAGRDAGTVRRSFLISGVLYLFFSLLPAVIGMAAHALDPKLPNADFAFPFLASQVLPVWLGLIVLTAGMSSTLSTSSADSVAAVSILLVDIRSMLTRRQPDPRKAVAHSRIALVAVIGVALLLALPSSDIISYITKMIATVLSGLFACGVLGRFWPRFTWQGALATLVSASGTSLAVMAVPSWSSFWGNPCIPSVVAAFAAGVVVSLVTPPVRVTSEEALALLAQERKQMEGAQLVH
- a CDS encoding methyl-accepting chemotaxis protein; protein product: MRNNVPVTQREYPIADDTTLMSVTDVNGRIVYANAAFIKTSGFDKSELIGAPHNVVRHPDMPAEAFADMWATLRAGISWSAVVKNRRKNGDHYWVRANATPIVRDGVPVGYLSVRTRPGRDEIDAAAQLYRRFVDGRATGLRFHHGLVVRGGLLGWTAVFRTMPVRTRIRYALAAVAACCIAAAYAAGLRGAPLGAFAAAAALLGGATASVLERQIARPLEQMLTAALGVAAGERGGELRLGRVDEIGMLARAIQQSGLNLHSLVDDVSEQIGGLQTTNDEMVRDNVDLSRRSEEAASSLEQTAASMQQMTSIVDRNAQAANRAGALAGSSSDAAAQGRACVERVVGMMSGITEASRRINEIIGVIDSIAFQTNILALNAAVEAARAGSTGRGFAVVAGEVRTLAQKSATAASEIRRLIGDSVCRIDDGSEVVGAAGHAMNSIVSEVERVGALIAEIGSATKEQADGIGQINTAVGQLDQMTQKNAALVGQSAATAESLRERTAHLLHAVAVFGRHDTLRSAVQPSSTPRSPT